From Natator depressus isolate rNatDep1 chromosome 7, rNatDep2.hap1, whole genome shotgun sequence, the proteins below share one genomic window:
- the BBIP1 gene encoding BBSome-interacting protein 1 has translation MPEGKSVFREVLPKQGQLSVEDVPTMVLCKPKLLPLKSVTLEKLEKMQRAAQETIRQQEVAQKEQQQQSEQ, from the exons ATGCCTGAGGGCAAGTCCGTCTTCCGGGAGGTGCTGCCCAAGCAAG GGCAGTTGTCAGTGGAGGATGTGCCTACCATGGTGTTATGTAAGCCAAAACTGTTGCCTTTAAAATCTGTTACCCTAGAAAAGCTAGAGAAAATGCAGCGAGCAGCACAGGAGACAATTCGCCAGCAAGAAGTGGCACagaaggagcagcagcaacaaagcGAACAATAG